The nucleotide sequence TCGTAGCCACCATTGTTCAAAGGGTGACATCTTAATAGACGTTTCGCCGTGAACCAACAACCTTTTATTGCTCCATGAGTTTTTAGTGCTTCAATCGCATACTGGGAGCAGGTCGGGGTGAAACGACAACGCGGCCCGATCAGCGGGCTGATTGCCAGTTGGTAAAAGCGGACTAGTCCTACGACTAGCCACGCGAGGGGCGAGACAGGCGATGCCATAGCTTATCAAGCAACTGACACAGATCGGCGTTGCTCATCTCACTGGCACTTTTTTTAGCAATCACTACAAAGTCTTTGGCAGGCAGGTCGTGTTGCTTGAGACGGAAGCGTTCCCGTACCAGGCGTTTAAACCGATTGCGGCCTACTGCGGTTTTGATTTGTTTTTTAGGGACTGCCAGACCGAGCCGTGGATGGTTCAGGTCGTTATTGCGGGCCAGAATAGTAAAGTGAGGAGAGCCAGCACTGTGCGCTTGCTGGAAGACATGTTTGTAATCTTCGGGAGTTAACAGACGTAACTCCCGAGAAAAAGCGTACTTAGTCAAAATAATCGCAATGATTACTTAGACAGACGCTTGCGGCCTTTGGCGCGACGTGCATTGATTACAGCGCGACCGTTCTTAGTTGCCATGCGTGCACGGAAGCCGTGAGTACGCTTGCGCTTTAGAACTGAAGGTTGAA is from Photobacterium sp. TLY01 and encodes:
- the yidD gene encoding membrane protein insertion efficiency factor YidD, with amino-acid sequence MASPVSPLAWLVVGLVRFYQLAISPLIGPRCRFTPTCSQYAIEALKTHGAIKGCWFTAKRLLRCHPLNNGGYDPVPPTQDNDREH
- the rnpA gene encoding ribonuclease P protein component translates to MTKYAFSRELRLLTPEDYKHVFQQAHSAGSPHFTILARNNDLNHPRLGLAVPKKQIKTAVGRNRFKRLVRERFRLKQHDLPAKDFVVIAKKSASEMSNADLCQLLDKLWHRLSRPSRG
- the rpmH gene encoding 50S ribosomal protein L34, encoding MKRTFQPSVLKRKRTHGFRARMATKNGRAVINARRAKGRKRLSK